The Caldisericum exile AZM16c01 region GGAAGGAAAAAACCATGAACTTTTGGATGCATTTTTTCAATTTCATCTTTAATTTGTTCTCGCGTTGCCCCATTTTTAATGAGTTCGTGAGCCTTCATTACCTTATAGAGTAAATCTACCGAAGAAGATTTAGAGTCAATAACAGTTATCTTGTCTGTACCTAAGATTTCTTTTGCTGCATTTGCCGCATTTACAGTTCCTGATAAAATTGAAGATATGTGAATCGAAACAATTTCATGCCCTTGTTCAATAAGTGGTTTGTATGCCTCGACAAAGTCATTTGTTGATGGTTGTGAGCGAGAAAACTCCTCGCCATCTTTTAACCTTTTATAGAATTCTTCATCAGAGATATTAACCCTTTCTTTGTAGATGCCTTTGTTTGATGTTACATAAAGAGGAACAATTGTTAAATCCATTTCTCTAATTTCTTGTTCTGTGGGGTATGCTGTTGAATCGGTTACAATTTTAATCATTTTTTCCTCCGTTAAAATTTTTATCCAATCTATTATAACTGTTATAACTTTTTTCACAAAATAAAAAATGCCTTCCAATGTTCAAAGGAAAAATTTGTTTGTATGTTATATCCCTTTCATATCAAAAATTTTACAATTCTACATTTTAATTTCGATATCTTTCATTTATGCTATAAATAAACTATTGTAAAAATCAAGTTTTTGTATTGCTTTAAATTTCGTAATCTTTATTATGTTTGGTTAAAGGAATTGTAAAAAAGGCTTATAATTATATTAGGGGTGAAAAAATGGAATTTAAAAGAGTAAGCCCTTACAAGTTTGTTGTTGAAAAGCACGGAAACATGAGGGTTGATGCGCTTCTCATTTCTTCGGATAAGTTAATTCAGTATGTGGAAAAGGATAAGGCGCTTGAACAACTTCTCTGGGTTGCAACTTTACCTGGTATTGTTAAATATTCAATTGGTATGCCTGATATTCATCAAGGATATGCTTTTCCTATTGGAGGCGTTGGTGCGTTTTTTTATGATGGAGGAGTTGTTTCGCCTGGTGGGGTTGGTTTCGATATTAATTGTGGAGTGAGAGTCATAAAAACGAACTTAAAATACGATTACATTAAGGATTCACTAGAAGAACTTGGAAAAACATTATTTAAGATGATTCCTGCAGGTTTAGGCTCAACTTCTGACTATACATTTAGCATAGAAGAATCAAAAAGAGCGATGAAATTAGGGCTTGAATGGGCTGTTGAAAAGGGTTTTGCAAAAGAAGAAGACATTGAGAACATTGAAGATAATGGAAGGCTCGAGGCGGATCCCGATTGTGTAAGCAGGCATGCAATAGAGCGTGGACGTGAAGAGTTTGGGACGCTTGGTGCAGGAAATCATTTCCTTGAAGTGGACAAGGTGGTGGAAATATACGATAAAGATCTTGCAAATGCGTGGGGCTTGTATGAGGGTCAAATTGTTGTTTGGATGCATACGGGTTCACGTGGTCTTGGACATCAAATTGCAACCGACTACCTTGATTTGATGCGGCCAAAGATGGAGAAGTTTGGATTTAAGTTGGTCGATAGAGATTCAGTGTATTTTCCAATTCAAGAAGACTTATCTCAAAGGTATCTTCTTGCAATGGGTAGTGCGGCAAATTTTGCTTGGGTAAATAGACAGGTTCTTACATATTTTGTTAGGAAGGCTTTCAGTAAAGTTTTTGGAATGGACTATGAGAAACTTGGCATGGAGATACTTTATGATGTTGCGCATAATATTGCAAAACAGGAGCAATATGAAGTAAACGGAAAGTTGGAAACATTACTTGTACATCGAAAAGGAGCAACTCGATCATTTCCCAAAGGGCATCCAAAATTAAAAGGCAAATTTAAAGAAACAGGGCAACCGGTCCTTCTCCCTGGCGACATGAAAAGAGGCTCTTACATTCTAGTTGGGAGTGAAAAATCCATAAAAGAGACATTCGGGAGCGTTGCACATGGTGCAGGAAGGGTTTTAAGCAGACACCAAGCGGTAAAACAAATTACTTTTGAAGACGTCCAAAAAGAACTTCAAAGAGAAGGAATTTTACTTTATACAAATGATAAAGTTGTTGCAAGAGAAGAAGCGCCTCTTGCATACAAAAGTATTGATCTTGTCGTTGAGCCAATTGTAAATGAAGGACTTGCAAATCTTGTTGCACGTTCCAAACCACTTATCGTGATAAAAGGATGAAATTAGGTGCACACGTTTCAATAAGCGGTGGAATAGATAAGGCCCCACTCTACGGAGAGGAAGCAACTTGCGATGTCATTCAAATATTTTCAAAGAACCAGATGCAATGGGTTATACCGCCTATTAGTGAATTTGTTGCCGAAAAATTTATTAAAAATTCAAAATCTAAAAAAATTGAGGCAATATCGATTCATGCTTCGTATCTTCTTAACCTTGCAAGCCCAGATAATAACATAAGGAAAAAGTCGATAAAAGATCTTGCTCATGAATTAGAAAGAGCAGATTTACTTCATATAAAGTATGTTGTCTTTCATCCTGGCGCTCACCTTGGAAGCGGTGAAGAGAAAGGACTTAAAACAATTGCAGAATCAATTAAAGAAGTTTTCGAAACCTCTAATTCCAAAGAGAGCACTCTTCTTATTGAGACAACTGCAGGCGAAGGAACTCACCTTTGTTATAGATTCGAACATATTAGAGATATTTTTGATGTTACTCAAAACTTTATAGATAGACTTGGTGTTTGCTTTGATACGTGCCATGTGTTTCAGGCAGGATACGACATAAGGACAGAAGAAAGTTTTAGAAAAGTGCTTCATACATTTGATGAAGTTATTGGGCTTAAATATCTTAAGCTATTTCATCTAAATGATTCAAAGAAAGATTTAGGTGCAAGAGTTGACCGTCATGAAGAAATTGGGCTTGGGAAAATTGGACTTGAAGCATTTAGATTTCTTGTTAATAATCCTCTTTTTAAAGATTTAGGGGGTATTCTTGAAATCCCAGGAAATATAGAGGGGTATAAAAGAAATTTAATTACTTTACGGAGGTTAATAAGTGGGCACAATTTACACGAACGTTAAATCATTACTTCAGGAACTTGAGGGCAAGGCTAAATTATTGCTAGCAACAAAAGAAAGAACAGTTCAGGAAATTCAGCAAGCTATTGAAGCAGGTGCAAGAATCTTTGGAGAAAACTACTTGCAAGAGGCGGAGGAAAAAATAAAGCAAATAGGTCATTCTGTGGAATGGCATTTTATAGGTTCGATTCAAAAAAGAAAAATAAAGAAGATCGTAGAACTTTTTGATGTGATTGAAAGCGTTGACTCAATTGAGGTTGCGAAAATTATAGACAAGTTTTCTAAAGAATACGGTAAGATAATGCCCGTTCTTATAGAAGTGAATTCTGGAAAAGAGCCTCAAAAGAGTGGTGTTATGCCTGACGATGTATTAAATGTTTCAAAGGCGATAAAAGAATTAAAAAATATAAGACTTGTAGGCCTTATGACAATGGGCCCAAATCTTCCGAATCCAGAAGATCTTAGGCCTTATTTTCGTTTAACTTACGAACTTTTTGAGGAACTGAAAAGTTTAGGCCTTTTTGATGTAGATGAACCAATTCTTTCGATGGGTATGTCAAGTTCGTATAAAGTTGCAATTGAAGAAGGTGCAAATCTTGTAAGAATTGGGACTCTTGTATTTGGTGAGCGAAAAAAGAAAGTTATTTAAATCTTAAACTGAAGACTTTCTTTTGAGTTTGTTGCAAGTTGACCGCAAGCGGCGGAAACATCCGTTCCTTTTGAAAGCCTCAAAGTTGTTCGTAACCCATTTGATAAAAGGAATTTTTGAAACTCAATTTCTTTTTTTGAAGGCTTGAAGGAAATAGAAGGGATTTCGTTATAGTGAATGAGATTTACTTTAACAAATTTTAGATCCCTTGAAAATTTTAAGAGTGCTTCTGCATCAGACTTTGTGTCATTTACATTATCTATTAGAAGATATTCCAAGGTTACAGTATTTCCGGTCCTTTCGTTATAGTAAATTAGCGCTTCCTTTAATTTATTCAGGGGATAATTTTTAAGTCCGGGCATTAGAGAATCTCTTTTTCTTTGAATCGCTGCATGTAATGATATTGCAAGTTTTACTGATGGAATTTCGTCTGCAAGTTTATAAATCATTGGTGTGATACCTGAAGTTGAAATTGTTATTCGTCTTTTTCCCAGTTCTCTTCCGTTTTCATCGGTTAAAATTTCGATTGCCTTTTTTACGTTCTCGTAATTGAGGAGTGGCTCTCCCATTCCCATAAAAACGATATTTGAAACCGGACTTATTTTCTCAAGCTGTAAAAACTGCTCAACAATTTCTCCTGCTTCAAGATTCCTGATAAGTCCCATTTTTCCTGTTGCGCAGAATTGACAAGCCATAGAACAGCCAACTTGTGTTGATAAACATGCAGTAAACCATGTGCGACCAATGTTATTCGTATTTTTAATTAAAACGCTTTCTATGAGTCTTTTGTCACTTAACTCGAAAACAAACTTTGTTGCATCATCTTTCGAAGTTTTCCTTGATACTTCTTTGAACGTCGTAATATAAAAAATATTATCAAGAGTTTTACGAAGTTCCTTGCTTAGTGTTGTGATCTCTGAAAAATTTTCTCTTTTTTCCTTATAGATTGCATTAAATACCTCTTTTGCTCTATATTTTTTTTCATTTAAAGATGAAAAGAATCCCTCCAGTTCTTTGAGTGTTAAGTTTTTTATATCTTTTTTCATGTTTCCATTTTAATCTCTATTTAAAAATTTGCAATAATATTTTGCATATTTTGGAAAATTTAATAAAAGTTATTATGTTAGTTACTTTTTTAACTTTGATAATAGGCATAAATTTTAGAAAAATGTTTTTCTCCCTCTTGACAAAGAAAATTGTTTTTGTTAAAATTTAATATCTTTTTTAAAAATCTTTGAATAAAGGGAGGTAGTGAGATGAAAAAAGAGGTACCAGAGAAGGTATCGCAGAATGAGGTAATTTTTAAGGTAGAAGAGATTGAGCCACTGTTAAGTGGTCCTGCAATGGATCTTCCACGTTGGGAGCCGATGTATATCACCCTTCCTAATGGAAGAACAATGGTTATTAGAGAAATGAGGAAGGATGAAGCACCGCTTCTTTTCCCTCTTTTGAAGAAATTGATCGACACAGATCACGATTTCTACGACATCGTTGGTGTAAGAGTTTATGCTGAACTACTTGGATGGCTTAGAAATAGATTAAAAGATCCTTATCAAATGGTCGGTATTGTCGATGGAAAGCTTGCAGCGTTTTGTAATGGAAGATTAATGAACAGGGATATCAACATAAGTTTACATACAATGGCTTTCATGCGTGGAATGAAGGCTGGTGCTGTAATGTACTATGCGAAGGCCTATTATACCTTTGAAATTCTTGGACAAAGAGAGTTTTGGGCAACTTATGAAAGTTACAACGGATGGAAGAGATGGGGCGTTGGAATGGCCCAGCCATCTTACCCTTGGCCAGATGTACAGCATGAATTAGGTGGAGCAAGGGTTTACTACATTACAAAAGAATATTGGCAAACAACAGTAAAAAGGTATCTTGAAGATATGATTGGTGCAAAATTGCAGGCACCAGTTCCCGAAGATCTTTTAAAAGCAGCTGAAAAATTTGAAGTTCCAGAAACCTTAGAGGAATAAAGGGAATATTGTGGCTCCCCCAAGAGGATTCTTGGGGGAAAATATTACTTTTTACAAAAAGGTAGGAATGAAGGTAATCTCAGTGGGCGACAAAATAGATTTAGAATTTAAGATTTTAGGTATCCATTCCTCATTTGCGCATGCTATCAATCTTTATACTGATAGTGGATTGGTTTTTTTGGTTTCAGAAGATATCGGTGCTGGTCCTAATTCAGTTGTTGTTCAAAGCGACACAATTGAAGAGATTTTTATTAACGAATTGAAGGAAGCACTATTGCATCATAGCCCCGTTATATATGATTCAACTTTTTCATTACCGCATAAAGATATTGATTTTATACTGAAAAACATCGTTAAAGTCAAAAACATTTTAAAACAATATTCTCAGCCTTTAAGTTCAGCTTTTCTTATCGATCCGTCAAGAAAGATTTATTTTAAGGGATCATTTAATTTGAATTTAGTAGATAAATTAGAGAATTATTTCAACCGTTTAATAAACTTTGATTTTAGTTCGATTCATATTCTAAAAGGGTTAGGCTATGGTTTTACACCGCAAGGAGATGACCTAATCGAGGGATTTTTGTCTGCGATGTATTTGTATGAAAGGTTGTTTGAAATAGATCTTTCTGAAATTCGCAACACTATATTTATTCTTGCACAAACGCAGAATGAGGTTTCTAACACCTTTCTTTATTTCACATCACTCGGATTTTTCTATGAGAGATTCAAAAATGTTCTATTATCTCTTTTTACTGGGCAAAATTTAGAGCAGAGTGTTTTGAAGATGTTATCCTTTGGCGAAACCTCTGGTGCGGATATTCTCACAGGTTTTGTTAAAGGGTTTGAAAAACTTTTAGAAGGAGGCAAAAAATTATGGCAGTAAAAGGCATGTTGAAAAAAGGCGAATACTATGATTCAGTAACATTGATGCTTGTTCAAAAAGACGCTTTAAATATCCCTGGAGTTGAAGATGCCGCCATTGTGATGGGAACGTTACAAAATAAATCAATTCTTGAGAATTCAGGAATGTTACTTGAAGAATTTAAAAGCGCAACCGATTCTGACCTTTTGATAGTCATTAAGGGCAAAGATGAAGAAACTGTAAATAAGGCACTCTCTGAAGTGGAAAAAATACTTAAGAAAAGTAGATCGAAGTCTGAAGAGACTCAGGATTATGTGCCAAGGAGTTTGGATGGTGCTTTAAAGGTAATGGGAGATGCGAATTTAGTGCTTATATCTGTTGCAGGCAAATACGCTGGAGATGAGGCAATTAAGGCACTTTCAAAAGACTTGCATGTAATGATATTTTCCGACAATGTGCCAAAAGAAAAAGCACTTCTTGCAAAGAAAATTGGTTACGAAAAAGGTCTTCTCGTTATGGGACCAGACTGTGGAACCGCAATTATAAATGGTGCACCTCTTGGATTTGCAAACGTAGTTGAGAGAGGCGATATAGGGATTGTATCTGCAGCGGGAACTGGTCTTCAGGAAGTTTCTTCAATCATTTCAAATGTTGGTGGAGGCATATCCCAAGCAATCGGAACAGGCGGAATAGACATGAAGGAATATTATGGTGGATTGTCGTTCCTTACCGGTCTTAAAGCCTTAATTGAAGATATAGATACAAAGGTAATTGTTCTTATCTCAAAACCGCCACATGAAAGTGTCCTCCAGAAACTCAAAGAAGTTCTAAAGAATAACAAGAAACCTGTTGTTGGATGTTTTCTTGGTGCACCAAATGAATTAGTTGAAAATCTTGGTGCGTATCCTGTCTCAACTCTTGAAGAAGCGGCACTTCTTGCAGTAAGCCTTTCAAAAGGAACTTCCTTTGACTCTTTCAAGAAGGAAATTGAAGAAAGAGAAGAGGTAATTAAGAAAGAAGCACATGAACTTGCAAAACAACTCAAACATGGTCAGAAGTATTTTAGAGGGCTTTTTCAGGGCGGAACACTGGCTTATGAAACGGAACTAATACTAACCGATATGATAGGAGAGGTGTATTCTAATGTTCCACTTAGACCTGAATTTAAACTTAAGGATTCTTGGAAGAGCGAAAAACACACAATCGTTGACCTTGGAGAAGATGAGTTTACGGTAGGCAGACCTCACCCCCAAATTGATTTCCAGCTGAGAAATAAAAGAATTCTTGAAGAAGCAAAGGATAAAGAGGTAGCTGTGATTTATCTTGATGTGGTAATTGGTTATGGAACTAATATGCATCCCATTGAAGACCTCGTGCCTGTGATTGAGGAAGTTAAGAAGACAAGTGATGCAATTGTAATTGTTAATGTTACCGGGACAGATAAGGATCCTCAGAACAAAAGAGCACTTATTACTGCATTAAAAAATGCGTCTGCACATGTCTATGAAAGAAATGCCTATGCATCTAAAGTAGCAGGTTACGTAATAAAGGAAATTGGAGGTTAATTATGAGCAAGGTGAACGAACTATTTAAAAGTGAACTTAAGGTTATAAATATTGGACTAACTGCATTTGCTGACAGCCTAAGAGCAACGGGCTATAAAGTTGTCCACGTTGACTGGTCTCCACCAGCTTTTGGTGAGGATGTAAGAGAGGCACTCGACAAATTTAACGAAATAGTAATATCTAAAAAAGTGGATATAGAAAAAGCAAATGAAGAGGCTTTTAAAAGGCTTGTTTCTGCAAGACCAAAACTTGTAAGGATGGGCAAGGCTCTTGATCTTATACCTGGCATGAAGAGTAATATGTTATTACATGCTGGTCCCCCTGTTACATGGGATAGAATGTGCGGTCCAATGAAAGGAGCAGTCCTTGGTGCGATTTTATACGAAGGATGGGCAGAAAACCTTGAAGACGCTGAAAAGCTTGCTCAATCTGGAAAAATTGAATTTTCACCATGTCATCATCATCAGGCTGTTGGTCCAATGGCGGGTGTTGTTTCCCCCTCAATGCCGGTTTTTGAAATTGTTAATGAGACCTACGGCAATAAAGCCTATACAAACATGAATGAAGGACTTGGAAAAGTTCTTAGAATGGGCGCTTATTCAAAAGAAGTAATTGAAAGATTAAAGTGGATGGAATCGGTCCTATATCCAACCTTATCAAGGGCAATCGAGTACCTTGGCGGAATTGACCTTAAAAATATTCTTGCCCAAGCCCTTCATATGGGTGACGAAGGACATAATAGAAACAGGGCAGCAACGTCTATTTTATTTAGGCAACTTGCACCTGCAATTGTGAAAACAACGTCCGATACAGATGTTGTAGAACGTGTTCTTAAATTCATTGACGGAAATGATCATTTCTTCCTCAATTTATCTATGGCAACAGCGAAGGCAAGTCTTGACGCTGCAAGGAATATTGAAGGTTCCACAATGGTTGTCGTAATGGCAAGGAATGGAACAGATTTTGGTATTCAGGTTTCTGGCTTAGGGGACGAATGGTTTACTGCACCTGCAGAAGTTCCACCTAATGCACTATACTTCCCTGGATTTACCAAGGAAGATGCAAATCCAGATATTGGTGATAGTTCTATAACAGAAACAGCAGGGTGGGGTGGCTTTGCAATTGCTGCAGCACCTGCAATTGTTCAATTCACTGGCGGTACACCTCAAGAAGCAATTAACAAGACAAAGATGATGTATGAAATAACAATTGGTGAAAACACTACATATCAAGTTCCTTATCTTAATTTTAGAGGCACACCTACGGGCATTGATGTGAAGGCCGTGGTTGAGAAAGGAATCCCTCCTTTTATTGACACGGGTATTGCTCACAAGATGCCTGGAATTGGACAGGTTGGTGCAGGACTCGTTGATGCACCAATGGAAGTATTTAAGAAGGCATTAATTGCTT contains the following coding sequences:
- a CDS encoding DegV family protein, whose translation is MIKIVTDSTAYPTEQEIREMDLTIVPLYVTSNKGIYKERVNISDEEFYKRLKDGEEFSRSQPSTNDFVEAYKPLIEQGHEIVSIHISSILSGTVNAANAAKEILGTDKITVIDSKSSSVDLLYKVMKAHELIKNGATREQIKDEIEKMHPKVHGFFLPMNIDLLIKGGRISHLQGTITTALRLYFILYLNEGRIELYKFGRTRNGSKEELIKIVKDITQKRGGIERIDTIFSANDEEGEEFRKRVEEEFKLPTKKYRIGPVLGTHLGLESLGIAFITKE
- a CDS encoding RtcB family protein; this encodes MEFKRVSPYKFVVEKHGNMRVDALLISSDKLIQYVEKDKALEQLLWVATLPGIVKYSIGMPDIHQGYAFPIGGVGAFFYDGGVVSPGGVGFDINCGVRVIKTNLKYDYIKDSLEELGKTLFKMIPAGLGSTSDYTFSIEESKRAMKLGLEWAVEKGFAKEEDIENIEDNGRLEADPDCVSRHAIERGREEFGTLGAGNHFLEVDKVVEIYDKDLANAWGLYEGQIVVWMHTGSRGLGHQIATDYLDLMRPKMEKFGFKLVDRDSVYFPIQEDLSQRYLLAMGSAANFAWVNRQVLTYFVRKAFSKVFGMDYEKLGMEILYDVAHNIAKQEQYEVNGKLETLLVHRKGATRSFPKGHPKLKGKFKETGQPVLLPGDMKRGSYILVGSEKSIKETFGSVAHGAGRVLSRHQAVKQITFEDVQKELQREGILLYTNDKVVAREEAPLAYKSIDLVVEPIVNEGLANLVARSKPLIVIKG
- a CDS encoding deoxyribonuclease IV codes for the protein MKLGAHVSISGGIDKAPLYGEEATCDVIQIFSKNQMQWVIPPISEFVAEKFIKNSKSKKIEAISIHASYLLNLASPDNNIRKKSIKDLAHELERADLLHIKYVVFHPGAHLGSGEEKGLKTIAESIKEVFETSNSKESTLLIETTAGEGTHLCYRFEHIRDIFDVTQNFIDRLGVCFDTCHVFQAGYDIRTEESFRKVLHTFDEVIGLKYLKLFHLNDSKKDLGARVDRHEEIGLGKIGLEAFRFLVNNPLFKDLGGILEIPGNIEGYKRNLITLRRLISGHNLHER
- a CDS encoding YggS family pyridoxal phosphate-dependent enzyme; this translates as MGTIYTNVKSLLQELEGKAKLLLATKERTVQEIQQAIEAGARIFGENYLQEAEEKIKQIGHSVEWHFIGSIQKRKIKKIVELFDVIESVDSIEVAKIIDKFSKEYGKIMPVLIEVNSGKEPQKSGVMPDDVLNVSKAIKELKNIRLVGLMTMGPNLPNPEDLRPYFRLTYELFEELKSLGLFDVDEPILSMGMSSSYKVAIEEGANLVRIGTLVFGERKKKVI
- the rlmN gene encoding 23S rRNA (adenine(2503)-C(2))-methyltransferase RlmN translates to MKKDIKNLTLKELEGFFSSLNEKKYRAKEVFNAIYKEKRENFSEITTLSKELRKTLDNIFYITTFKEVSRKTSKDDATKFVFELSDKRLIESVLIKNTNNIGRTWFTACLSTQVGCSMACQFCATGKMGLIRNLEAGEIVEQFLQLEKISPVSNIVFMGMGEPLLNYENVKKAIEILTDENGRELGKRRITISTSGITPMIYKLADEIPSVKLAISLHAAIQRKRDSLMPGLKNYPLNKLKEALIYYNERTGNTVTLEYLLIDNVNDTKSDAEALLKFSRDLKFVKVNLIHYNEIPSISFKPSKKEIEFQKFLLSNGLRTTLRLSKGTDVSAACGQLATNSKESLQFKI
- a CDS encoding oxamate carbamoyltransferase subunit AllH family protein; this encodes MKVISVGDKIDLEFKILGIHSSFAHAINLYTDSGLVFLVSEDIGAGPNSVVVQSDTIEEIFINELKEALLHHSPVIYDSTFSLPHKDIDFILKNIVKVKNILKQYSQPLSSAFLIDPSRKIYFKGSFNLNLVDKLENYFNRLINFDFSSIHILKGLGYGFTPQGDDLIEGFLSAMYLYERLFEIDLSEIRNTIFILAQTQNEVSNTFLYFTSLGFFYERFKNVLLSLFTGQNLEQSVLKMLSFGETSGADILTGFVKGFEKLLEGGKKLWQ
- the fdrA gene encoding acyl-CoA synthetase FdrA; its protein translation is MAVKGMLKKGEYYDSVTLMLVQKDALNIPGVEDAAIVMGTLQNKSILENSGMLLEEFKSATDSDLLIVIKGKDEETVNKALSEVEKILKKSRSKSEETQDYVPRSLDGALKVMGDANLVLISVAGKYAGDEAIKALSKDLHVMIFSDNVPKEKALLAKKIGYEKGLLVMGPDCGTAIINGAPLGFANVVERGDIGIVSAAGTGLQEVSSIISNVGGGISQAIGTGGIDMKEYYGGLSFLTGLKALIEDIDTKVIVLISKPPHESVLQKLKEVLKNNKKPVVGCFLGAPNELVENLGAYPVSTLEEAALLAVSLSKGTSFDSFKKEIEEREEVIKKEAHELAKQLKHGQKYFRGLFQGGTLAYETELILTDMIGEVYSNVPLRPEFKLKDSWKSEKHTIVDLGEDEFTVGRPHPQIDFQLRNKRILEEAKDKEVAVIYLDVVIGYGTNMHPIEDLVPVIEEVKKTSDAIVIVNVTGTDKDPQNKRALITALKNASAHVYERNAYASKVAGYVIKEIGG
- a CDS encoding YlbE family protein, which codes for MSKVNELFKSELKVINIGLTAFADSLRATGYKVVHVDWSPPAFGEDVREALDKFNEIVISKKVDIEKANEEAFKRLVSARPKLVRMGKALDLIPGMKSNMLLHAGPPVTWDRMCGPMKGAVLGAILYEGWAENLEDAEKLAQSGKIEFSPCHHHQAVGPMAGVVSPSMPVFEIVNETYGNKAYTNMNEGLGKVLRMGAYSKEVIERLKWMESVLYPTLSRAIEYLGGIDLKNILAQALHMGDEGHNRNRAATSILFRQLAPAIVKTTSDTDVVERVLKFIDGNDHFFLNLSMATAKASLDAARNIEGSTMVVVMARNGTDFGIQVSGLGDEWFTAPAEVPPNALYFPGFTKEDANPDIGDSSITETAGWGGFAIAAAPAIVQFTGGTPQEAINKTKMMYEITIGENTTYQVPYLNFRGTPTGIDVKAVVEKGIPPFIDTGIAHKMPGIGQVGAGLVDAPMEVFKKALIAFVKKYS